TCCCTACCCCGGCGATCGCCAGCTCGAGCGGCGCATCAAGAGCTTGATCCGCTGGAACGCAATGGCCATGGTGCATCGCCAGAACAAGAAGGATCCCGGGATTGGCGGGCATATTTCGACCTATTCTTCGTTGGCGACATTGCTCGAGGTAGGGTTCAACCATTTCTTCCACGCTACCTATGGCGACCAGCCTGGTGATTTTGTCTATTTTCAGGGTCATGCCTCGCCTGGGGTCTACGCCCGGGCATTCCTTGAGGGGCGGCTTACAGAGCAGCACCTGGAGAACTTCCGGCACGAGTTGCGTGATACTCCCGGACTTTCTTCGTATCCACATCCCTGGTTAATGGCCAATTTCTGGCGGTTTCCGACAGTGTCTATGGGAATTGGGCCGCTGAACGCCATTTATCAGGCCCGCTTCATGCGTTATCTGGAGAACCGGGGCATCATTGCCAAAACTCCACGCAAGATATGGGCATTTGTAGGAGATGGAGAGACGGACGAACCCGAGTCCATGGGCTCGCTAACACTGGCCGCCCGCGAAAAGCTCGATAACTTGATTTTTGTGATCAATTGCAACCTGCAGCGGCTGGATGGCCCGGT
The DNA window shown above is from Terriglobales bacterium and carries:
- a CDS encoding pyruvate dehydrogenase (acetyl-transferring), homodimeric type, producing MIAKPTVFMEPDFQEIGEWIEAFDQVVEQEGPHHGTRLLEALARRARRTGVDVPVHLNTPYVNTIPVEAEVPYPGDRQLERRIKSLIRWNAMAMVHRQNKKDPGIGGHISTYSSLATLLEVGFNHFFHATYGDQPGDFVYFQGHASPGVYARAFLEGRLTEQHLENFRHELRDTPGLSSYPHPWLMANFWRFPTVSMGIGPLNAIYQARFMRYLENRGIIAKTPRKIWAFVGDGETDEPESMGSLTLAAREKLDNLIFVINCNLQRLDGPV